The Xenopus laevis strain J_2021 chromosome 5L, Xenopus_laevis_v10.1, whole genome shotgun sequence genome has a segment encoding these proteins:
- the tfb2m.L gene encoding dimethyladenosine transferase 2, mitochondrial isoform X1 translates to MSSIGGTRLAMCMQRYGPLAWASMLCCHRQGSKVASLMVPLNGAAHPTGCRRMSTIAGRKNTEPFGVDLQDFRRELKVAEKIRKFRRFIADPSMAKTLLKCLQPWDDRGNRPIILECDPGPGVFTQTLLAAGARVVALESNKDFLPSLKDLQNNMDGQLEVLHCDFFKLDPLGHGTMQPPVMYSNVLFNSLCIPEVPWTKDVPFKVFGILPQKTESAFLWKQIYNLYERNSIYRYGRIELNVFLSEKQYMKLVSQPGDMRSYQALSALFQASCDIELLHMEPWSSFLTPLRFKGAAIPRSVIVPNDHLCLVRITPRRDLFTDSLTRENGNTFIVMVKQCLGKRKAKLVDRLNSWDPGNGHKLLKKLALPEDIQTGDVTPEQYKQLFEAMGCSEEFNKSWIFDETLEDLQQNAFSM, encoded by the exons ATGTCTTCCATTGGAGGGACCCGCCTTGCTATGTGCATGCAGCGTTATGGACCTCTGGCTTGGGCATCTATGTTATGCTGCCACAGGCAAGGATCCAAGGTGGCATCGCTGATGGTACCCCTAAATGGTGCTGCACATCCAACTGGTTGTCGTAGAATGTCCACAATTGCAGGTCGTAAGAACACTGAGCCCTTTGGGGTGGACTTGCAAGATTTCAGGCGTGAACTTAAGGTAGCAGAGAAAATAAGGAAGTTTCGGAGGTTTATTGCAGACCCAAGTAtggcaaagactttattaaagtGCCTGCAACCGTGGGATGACCGAGGAAACAGGCCTATCATTTTGGAATGCGACCCAG GCCCAGGAGTTTTCACACAGACATTACTAGCTGCTGGTGCAAGAGTGGTTGCACTGGAAAGCAATAAAGATTTTCTTCCCTCCTTAAAG GATTTACAGAACAATATGGATGGCCAGCTAGAGGTTCTTCACTGTGATTTCTTTAAATTGGATCCCTTGGGACATGGGACCATGCAGCCTCCAGTTATGTACTCCAATGTACTCTTCAATTCACTTTGCATACCAGAAGTTCCTTGGACAAAAG atgtTCCTTTCAAAGTCTTTGGGATCTTGCCACAAAAAACTGAAAGTGCTTTTCTTTGGAAACAGATTTATAATCTTTATGAGCGAAATtctatatacagatatggaagGATTGAATTAAATGTGTTTCTAAGCGAAAAACAATATATg AAATTGGTTTCTCAACCGGGGGACATGCGCAGTTACCAGGCTCTGAGTGCATTATTTCAAGCATCCTGTGACATTGAGCTACTGCATATG GAGCCTTGGTCTTCTTTTTTGACACCTTTAAGATTCAAAGGGGCTGCAATACCAAGAAGTGTG ATCGTTCCAAATGATCATTTATGTTTAGTGCGAATAACTCCCAGAAGAGACCTATTTACTGATAGTCTGACTCGAGAAAATGGCAATACGTTTATTGTAATGGTAAAGCAGTGCCTTGGAAAGAGAAAAGCAAAGCTTGTAGACCGATTGAA ttCTTGGGATCCAGGAAATGGgcataaattgttaaaaaagttaGCGCTTCCTGAGGACATACAAACAGGAGATGTTACTCCTGAACAGTATAAACAACTTTTTGAAGCTATGGGGTGTTCTGAAGAGTTCAACAAGAGTTGGATTTTTGATGAAACATTAGAAGATCTGCAGCAAAATGCTTTTTCAATGTAG
- the tfb2m.L gene encoding dimethyladenosine transferase 2, mitochondrial isoform X2 encodes MSSIGGTRLAMCMQRYGPLAWASMLCCHRQGSKVASLMVPLNGAAHPTGCRRMSTIAGRKNTEPFGVDLQDFRRELKVAEKIRKFRRFIADPSMAKTLLKCLQPWDDRGNRPIILECDPGPGVFTQTLLAAGARVVALESNKDFLPSLKDLQNNMDGQLEVLHCDFFKLDPLGHGTMQPPVMYSNVLFNSLCIPEVPWTKDVPFKVFGILPQKTESAFLWKQIYNLYERNSIYRYGRIELNVFLSEKQYMEPWSSFLTPLRFKGAAIPRSVIVPNDHLCLVRITPRRDLFTDSLTRENGNTFIVMVKQCLGKRKAKLVDRLNSWDPGNGHKLLKKLALPEDIQTGDVTPEQYKQLFEAMGCSEEFNKSWIFDETLEDLQQNAFSM; translated from the exons ATGTCTTCCATTGGAGGGACCCGCCTTGCTATGTGCATGCAGCGTTATGGACCTCTGGCTTGGGCATCTATGTTATGCTGCCACAGGCAAGGATCCAAGGTGGCATCGCTGATGGTACCCCTAAATGGTGCTGCACATCCAACTGGTTGTCGTAGAATGTCCACAATTGCAGGTCGTAAGAACACTGAGCCCTTTGGGGTGGACTTGCAAGATTTCAGGCGTGAACTTAAGGTAGCAGAGAAAATAAGGAAGTTTCGGAGGTTTATTGCAGACCCAAGTAtggcaaagactttattaaagtGCCTGCAACCGTGGGATGACCGAGGAAACAGGCCTATCATTTTGGAATGCGACCCAG GCCCAGGAGTTTTCACACAGACATTACTAGCTGCTGGTGCAAGAGTGGTTGCACTGGAAAGCAATAAAGATTTTCTTCCCTCCTTAAAG GATTTACAGAACAATATGGATGGCCAGCTAGAGGTTCTTCACTGTGATTTCTTTAAATTGGATCCCTTGGGACATGGGACCATGCAGCCTCCAGTTATGTACTCCAATGTACTCTTCAATTCACTTTGCATACCAGAAGTTCCTTGGACAAAAG atgtTCCTTTCAAAGTCTTTGGGATCTTGCCACAAAAAACTGAAAGTGCTTTTCTTTGGAAACAGATTTATAATCTTTATGAGCGAAATtctatatacagatatggaagGATTGAATTAAATGTGTTTCTAAGCGAAAAACAATATATg GAGCCTTGGTCTTCTTTTTTGACACCTTTAAGATTCAAAGGGGCTGCAATACCAAGAAGTGTG ATCGTTCCAAATGATCATTTATGTTTAGTGCGAATAACTCCCAGAAGAGACCTATTTACTGATAGTCTGACTCGAGAAAATGGCAATACGTTTATTGTAATGGTAAAGCAGTGCCTTGGAAAGAGAAAAGCAAAGCTTGTAGACCGATTGAA ttCTTGGGATCCAGGAAATGGgcataaattgttaaaaaagttaGCGCTTCCTGAGGACATACAAACAGGAGATGTTACTCCTGAACAGTATAAACAACTTTTTGAAGCTATGGGGTGTTCTGAAGAGTTCAACAAGAGTTGGATTTTTGATGAAACATTAGAAGATCTGCAGCAAAATGCTTTTTCAATGTAG